From Rhopalosiphum padi isolate XX-2018 chromosome 2, ASM2088224v1, whole genome shotgun sequence:
TACGCGTTTTTTAGTCGCAGCACCTATGCGGCGCGATCGccgtaataacaataaataaattatatacaatgacgataaaacaaaaattaataacaaacgcATATAATAGGTGTACATAGTAACCCCTCCTGCGACCAGATTTATCATTTTTGCGgatgtcaaaattattatggtaaaatgAACATTATAcaccgagtataatatattataatattctaatagtaataatagtaagtaaaagaatattaataaaatttaatatcgtcATGCCCACGGTTACTACCACACACACCGCGAAAGTTCGTACCCGCcgcgttgttgttattattattatttatatgtttactgTTCGTGAATTgcgatatgtatttattttttttttcaaaaatgggtCGGCCGACAAtacggtattatattataatatatgtgtttttcGGTCGCGTACTACCTTCAACTGAATAGAAGAGCTTCATATAGCGTGTGACttgttagaatattattattaaaataacatatgtgtagattttaatattatactgttactaatattatattatactatctataaattgtacatattatacacacatatagtGCCTAGACCTTACCACTGTGCCTCGATTTTAGCTACATAGAttctattttttcattaatttcaacgTGATACTGCGTACATATTGCGTAATCgtcataataacaaatttaatgattaacatACTTgttaaaatacgtttttaaattatttcacttgGGTATTTGAATATACCTACTTggaattattaacttataattagcGTTATTCTACTTCTACGTTTTgtaagtatacctactatacctatGATATTCTGTAGAATTTCTTAATGCTAAATGCATTATAAATCCTCGtgagtttaatattttacatatttatttgtatttaatatttttaaatacgaaaCATAAAAACGTGGATTTGAAATGCTTTATTCTAAAAGTAGTTGAAATgtacttgaaataaaaataaagtgttcGAAACTTAACaagtatgataattaataatctaactATACACTCACATTGTAATGTTGTAGATACGGTGtaagtacctattacctaatttTTGAAAAGTGTTATCACATTTTTATTGTGAATACCAGAGTATGcatagcaatattattatatacctaggtaggttttttttaagaaaccttttttttattgctagtttagttttttaaattaacaaacttATTATAACTGCACTCTTGCTGGTTTGAGGTAGTCGTTCAAGTCttcaagatattattatattaatatagtttgacgtatgtacaaatacaattactaattaatacgtataaaataatattatgttcacgtGTTTCATGATAATAGTACTATCGAGATTATTGATGTTGTACTTTTGGAATGACTTATTCAATCAAACaactattattatggttattattattataagaatccTTTTGTCATATATTTGTtcttgtattttcaatattttcaactgTTAGACAGTTAAGTTTGATATATTACGTTttgacattttgtataatattgatttttttgttaaaataaaataaaaaataaaaaaaaattgacacaaATTTCAACAAATgagtattgaattttattacccTATAAAAAACGGCGTGTCTAATTTACACTATAGTAACAGGTTttagattgaaaattaattatatatattttttttacaggcATCGCTTTAACTATTATTACACAAATACTGTGTATGTTTACTTAGTAGAAGTTCTTGTACGTTTATTCCATGAGAAGTTGTTTGCATAAGACTTTGATCTTATTGGCCTGGTCTTAGACTCAGCTTCTAAGTACCATTTCCATCCGTTTTTCTCACAAAAATTGATGGCATCAGCTTTTTCAACAAACTCAATCTTCATGTTTGACAACGGATCACCACTAAAAATATAACCCATCTCATTATGtttgtgtattaataatattatattaaaaaagatgTACTTACGTCGATGTCCAACCCATTAATGGATTTTCCCAACGTTCTCTGTTATCAAATTCCATCACCCAATTATGAGTGTTGTCGGTACCGGATTGCATGACATTTTTGGTAGCTTTACTGATTTTTACTAGACGAGTTTTAACATGTTCTTCGGGTACACCGGTAACAGAACTCAAATCTacctgaataataaaaaaattcaaaaaattacaaacatgtgatgttgaatattttactcAGAAcctaaaatcttaaaatcatagctgtttaatatttacgtgaacaaatattataatataaatataaatataatatgtcactgACAAAAGattaagaggacgtctcacCCGCAGGTGTTGTCTCAGTCTTACACGCGTACCTActacatagtaaattttcgttcaccagtttcaatagtgtgcttttagttttaatatttgagtgaattgacctattatcaaacttttaggtaagaacattatctgtgttctcttgttggttttttacgatattttaatttttaagtgaattatgatcattttcaaatatttaataatttcatactcataactcacctaaaagtttaataataggtcaattcacataattattaaaactaaaagtacactattgaaactggtgaacgaaaatttactatgtcgtacatgtgtaagacggagacaacacatgcgggtgatattattatttattccaatCATTATAAgaacaaaaacataattatataaaattatttacatttaatttttttatttttgtgtaattataatttattattaaaattattattctatttgagTTTTAGTTTATaggaaatatattcaaaattgttatattttaacaaattaatcataaaattattaaatatatatatagatatatactaagaatttattaatgcatttttcaaaacatattatttataacagttttttttatttatgatgattttagtagaataatagtaataggaaaaaacaatatattatgatcaatattactcatattttgtttgttaaattataagatCAATAGTTATTGAtacttatacactatacagagtTAAAGATCCAACTAGATTTAAGACAAAACTGCTAGCAGGGATACAAATTACCTATGACTTCTTATAAAACTTAGTTATTTAgtacttatttacttattataatttaaaacaccataaatataatacaccattttgatttatattaaaatcaatttcaaaaaaattattgtacacaaatattaagttcatcgagataaaatatattttttagtttctaagacaataattttaaaataataataacagactatttgatatattaattgcAAATATGCTTTTGTTTCAACTTAGGTTAAATGTATGGTAGAAtactattatcaattaattgaattttaaataaatcctcAAGAAAAAAAgcgatatttatcaaaattaaaatttcgtaatattttaagagaaatttcaaatgtttttttaattcagttgtcacactaataatatataataaatatctactggattaatattagaatacacTTGTGAGaacaaattatttctttaaaaagtacttcataataaaaataataatggttgatCAAAGGTTATGTATTTagtctttaaaattgaatttatcagATTTCAGTCAAAATATaccttaaaagaaaattaatgatactttattctatacattaattaagatttaatttgaaaatcacttaaaaaaaaaattaacatgaatTTAACTTACTTTTTCAGTAATTTTGAACTGCACCTCAAAGAAGTTTTGTTATtcagttataactaataaataataaatttacttaaaaatgtattttttttaatataaaaatatttaatacaaccaaataaaaattattttattttaactaatatcatcattggttataaattcttactataatattcaaaataaacaaaatttaaatttaaccatcaagataaagaaaatttaattagtataattactataatttgataaaatgtttgattttgatgtaaaatctaataaaattaacaatatttttgaaatttacagagaaatatacattttataaaaatgtgccATGTGCATTTAGTAAGTTGCTTAACAGTTTTAGGttaataatcttatataatacaattaaatataaaataccttataataacaaaaatgttaataattcattGCATGTTTAATTGTGattaataataagcaataattattaatatggaaattttaattcatgtaataataaacaaaaatatattgaatttccACAAAAcagacataattaaattattgatgttttaaaaGACAGGCATCTTTttgatttatgataaattattaattaaatttttatcacaataagaacatattattatattagtaaaatgtataaagtatagttataatattatagaagacataaattagtattatataaattagtttaaaatgatCTAACACTAACACAAATCACAATACTGTGGGCGCCCCTATGATTTAGGTTAACATGTATGTATGTTGTCAACAAAAAAtcttattaagataataaagaTTAGCAAACCTGTTATTGGTCTTTCCAATTCATTAAGGGGCAATAtccgatctttttttttttattaaatcattgaaaTGCGTATACCTAAAGTTAAAACATGACTTAAgatgaaactaaaaaatattaaaaaaaatatttgttcatttttttggcTATAAATACagttcaaaaattgaaatttcgCATTTTGAGTTCCTTCCTACTAGTCTGAGTTTTGTAGTTAGGAGTCTGTAACTTTGAATATATCATATTGACATATTGCCT
This genomic window contains:
- the LOC132921281 gene encoding NADH dehydrogenase [ubiquinone] iron-sulfur protein 4, mitochondrial translates to MAFNLFNRSASKVIRNAIVPSSTTATRGLFTGAVRSAKEDKGLEQVYVKKESLLLDTNNVIGKTANTSVQNYIEVDNKVDLSSVTGVPEEHVKTRLVKISKATKNVMQSGTDNTHNWVMEFDNRERWENPLMGWTSTGDPLSNMKIEFVEKADAINFCEKNGWKWYLEAESKTRPIRSKSYANNFSWNKRTRTSTK